One window of Treponema denticola genomic DNA carries:
- a CDS encoding helicase — protein sequence MNPNDVVEWRESIVKLPDHQFFDLIQLYLGKIKTPFNKQRLAEQLSAFLRKPAIQEKIAEGLDSYDILILKAVNEIPNPTQTMLSVFFSKKISYSALSEKLLNAEERLLLYRVQNNAGDKIYKINPILQKIIEPFLSANLFFMPEKTGQVKSKEININDTALAGLYSFCIHNEAVLKNDGSFKKKYEDLIKEVFPWLSEKTKHVDSIFLACESLGLVFRTENGFAVQRAKWGAFSQLSNLERLVYFTAASLFKMRKENLQKLVIILFEFLNSFYPDAYYEEEDVEQFFLLLCMQNFSSAIQNEIGNENILHTSFIETAELFGILCREKNLIYLNPELFKNAEGPQKPLLIDPSFEVTVLPDSNLKNLLPAAECMEPVLIQTTGKFEITKKACSKIFQSELTSENVYKILSDAAGHEIPQNIRVSINEWYKNFTSLELYSGFVVSVNKEKEKFFELDTPLKKLVRKKIAEGVYLLNVQDLKDFEQAVYKSGLEFIFYKNKPPQSSSVRNFQKLNLFSQKEKKDYTKKLDWVKQQKERENKYSKTLSQLSAILKDLHLTKEDAKAVSSRINRKAIITEEQLKDGVFKFTKKEATGLDFLGKQKIAEQAILGKHILEIELNTEKGKEKISGVPEEILKQEKDAILILACGNLNDKLKISIAHISKIKLIQNSIFSE from the coding sequence ATGAATCCCAACGATGTTGTAGAATGGCGGGAAAGCATTGTAAAGCTGCCCGATCATCAATTTTTTGATTTAATACAGCTGTATTTGGGAAAAATAAAAACCCCCTTTAACAAGCAGCGGCTTGCGGAACAGCTAAGTGCTTTCTTGCGAAAACCGGCAATACAAGAAAAAATTGCAGAAGGTCTGGATTCTTATGATATATTAATTTTAAAAGCCGTAAACGAAATCCCCAACCCAACACAGACGATGCTGTCTGTATTTTTTTCAAAAAAAATATCTTATTCCGCATTATCCGAAAAACTTTTAAATGCGGAAGAGCGCCTTCTTTTGTACCGAGTTCAAAACAATGCAGGGGATAAGATATACAAAATAAATCCTATTTTACAAAAAATTATAGAACCCTTTTTATCAGCCAATCTTTTTTTTATGCCGGAAAAAACAGGGCAGGTAAAATCTAAAGAAATAAATATAAATGATACGGCCCTTGCCGGACTTTATTCCTTTTGTATTCATAACGAAGCCGTTTTAAAAAATGACGGTTCTTTTAAAAAAAAATACGAAGATTTGATCAAAGAAGTTTTTCCGTGGCTTTCGGAAAAGACAAAACATGTTGACTCTATTTTTTTAGCATGCGAATCTTTAGGGCTTGTTTTTAGAACCGAAAACGGATTTGCAGTCCAAAGAGCAAAATGGGGGGCTTTTTCGCAATTAAGCAACCTTGAGCGTTTGGTATATTTTACGGCAGCATCCTTATTTAAAATGAGGAAAGAAAATTTACAAAAACTTGTTATAATCCTTTTTGAATTTTTAAATAGTTTTTATCCCGATGCATATTATGAAGAAGAAGATGTAGAGCAATTTTTTCTTCTTTTGTGTATGCAAAATTTTTCTTCGGCAATACAAAATGAAATTGGAAACGAGAATATTTTACATACAAGCTTTATCGAAACCGCAGAGCTGTTCGGAATTTTATGCAGAGAGAAAAATTTGATTTACTTAAATCCCGAATTATTTAAAAATGCGGAAGGACCTCAAAAGCCTCTTTTAATTGACCCCTCATTTGAAGTTACGGTTTTGCCCGACAGCAACCTAAAAAATCTTCTTCCTGCAGCGGAGTGTATGGAGCCTGTTTTAATTCAAACGACAGGAAAATTTGAAATCACAAAAAAAGCTTGTTCTAAAATTTTTCAGTCGGAATTAACTTCCGAAAATGTATATAAAATCTTATCGGACGCAGCAGGGCATGAGATTCCGCAAAATATAAGAGTTTCTATAAATGAGTGGTATAAGAATTTTACTTCACTGGAATTATACAGCGGCTTTGTCGTTTCCGTAAACAAGGAAAAGGAAAAGTTTTTTGAACTTGATACGCCTTTAAAAAAACTTGTCCGTAAAAAAATAGCGGAGGGCGTTTATCTTTTAAATGTTCAAGATTTAAAAGATTTTGAACAAGCCGTTTATAAAAGCGGTTTGGAATTTATCTTTTATAAAAATAAACCTCCTCAATCCTCTTCCGTAAGAAATTTTCAAAAGTTGAATTTATTTTCTCAAAAAGAAAAAAAAGATTATACAAAAAAGCTTGATTGGGTAAAGCAGCAAAAAGAAAGGGAAAATAAATACTCAAAAACCTTATCTCAATTAAGTGCAATACTAAAAGATTTGCACTTAACAAAGGAAGATGCTAAGGCTGTAAGCAGCCGTATAAACCGTAAAGCTATAATTACGGAGGAGCAGCTTAAAGACGGTGTTTTCAAATTTACAAAAAAAGAAGCGACCGGTCTTGATTTTTTAGGAAAACAAAAAATAGCAGAGCAGGCAATCTTAGGAAAGCACATCCTTGAAATAGAGCTAAACACTGAAAAAGGAAAGGAAAAGATAAGCGGGGTTCCTGAAGAAATTTTAAAACAAGAAAAAGATGCTATTCTTATACTTGCATGCGGTAATCTTAATGACAAGCTGAAAATTTCTATAGCCCATATTTCAAAAATAAAGCTGATTCAAAATTCTATTTTTTCGGAATAA
- a CDS encoding vWA domain-containing protein, whose product MQKRKFLWILIVGFLSVFLEAEDLSLSKEDLLVIQNPKGGYHLYIRAKPDIKSVLLTETTKDPDLKLDNYAYRDPNYNEINGDEKRLLNSEFLLPEKKLYSLIDSTPEKNTPLGEAYHIWIPYIILYGYDWSRNGEVEVKDGTFFNIRTFSKPYGDYTGNFQDNPFTLRVTQKPVEKDPPPDLSYSDEAVKTFTDLADTTEGEMIYAKGPEDILPTIKEILKKGEKDHLDLLFALDSTESMKDDIEEVRKNISSMLAEILPQYKTYRIALVLYKDYREDFLVREACVFTDNLKKFEKALYGFRVFGGRDIPEAVYEGIFLGLRQSWRALDADVDKKLILIGDAPPHPKPRGKVTKENVDKLAADKGVKIYPIILPHTLSY is encoded by the coding sequence ATGCAAAAAAGAAAGTTTTTATGGATTCTTATTGTCGGGTTCCTTTCTGTTTTTCTTGAGGCTGAGGACTTAAGCCTTTCAAAAGAAGATTTGCTTGTTATACAAAACCCCAAGGGCGGCTATCATTTATATATAAGAGCCAAGCCCGATATAAAAAGCGTTCTTTTAACGGAGACGACAAAGGATCCCGATTTAAAATTGGATAACTATGCCTACCGTGATCCCAATTATAATGAAATAAACGGAGATGAAAAAAGACTTTTAAACAGTGAATTTTTGTTGCCCGAAAAAAAACTTTACAGTCTTATAGATTCTACTCCCGAAAAAAATACGCCTCTGGGGGAGGCCTATCATATTTGGATTCCCTATATAATTTTATACGGATATGATTGGTCGCGAAACGGCGAGGTCGAAGTAAAAGACGGAACCTTTTTTAATATACGCACTTTCTCAAAACCTTACGGAGATTATACGGGAAATTTTCAAGATAATCCTTTTACCTTGAGGGTAACCCAAAAACCTGTTGAAAAAGACCCGCCCCCTGATCTTTCGTACAGTGATGAGGCCGTAAAAACTTTTACGGATTTAGCCGATACGACTGAAGGAGAAATGATTTATGCAAAGGGGCCTGAGGATATTCTTCCAACAATAAAAGAAATTTTAAAAAAGGGAGAAAAGGACCATCTTGATTTACTCTTTGCTTTAGATTCCACTGAAAGCATGAAAGATGATATTGAAGAGGTGCGTAAAAATATCAGCTCCATGCTTGCCGAGATTCTGCCTCAGTATAAAACTTATAGAATAGCTTTAGTTTTATATAAAGATTACCGCGAAGACTTTTTAGTGCGGGAAGCCTGTGTTTTTACCGATAACTTAAAAAAATTTGAAAAAGCATTATACGGCTTTAGAGTTTTCGGAGGAAGGGATATTCCCGAAGCCGTATATGAAGGTATCTTTTTAGGGCTTCGGCAGTCATGGCGTGCCTTAGATGCTGATGTGGATAAAAAACTTATTCTTATAGGAGATGCTCCTCCCCATCCCAAACCTCGAGGCAAGGTAACAAAAGAAAATGTAGATAAACTTGCTGCAGATAAGGGAGTAAAGATTTATCCCATAATATTGCCGCATACTTTGTCGTATTAG
- a CDS encoding NADase-type glycan-binding domain-containing protein has translation MKKIILFSLLIFTSIPGFTYDYREILFGNNYENITECTDDEILKYFKNQKSIRDGDYGDKYVRLFEENYENGTVYRLLTSYETLNDENLSKIYENKMRLRQWVYIKVNGVFHEISYGYIYIQNSGDGTVTSWNEDNYGNVSVIERNNNIIGILEFNSAKRVISHSADSDDGESWETTERSTSANFKYWKDLQNESFYKNWPGDECLHLIRKDVEIPVINIDYSYPLIDKVRPFKYTIQNAFDGNPSTSYVEDTEDSTIKISLYSKNLNSNCIKMKIINGYAQNEMLYKNNNRIKVIDSFNEKSTAITLKDKNLEPQIINWIDYSFYVKELYKGKKYNDTCIAELDFQSENGNWIFEK, from the coding sequence ATGAAAAAAATAATCTTATTTTCATTGTTAATATTTACTTCAATTCCAGGCTTTACTTATGACTATAGAGAAATTCTTTTTGGAAATAATTATGAAAATATTACAGAATGTACGGATGACGAAATATTAAAATATTTTAAAAATCAAAAAAGCATACGAGATGGGGATTATGGAGATAAATATGTACGTCTTTTTGAAGAAAATTATGAAAATGGAACTGTCTATCGGCTTTTAACAAGTTATGAAACTTTAAACGATGAAAATCTTTCAAAAATATATGAAAATAAAATGAGACTTAGACAATGGGTTTATATAAAAGTTAATGGGGTTTTCCATGAAATATCATATGGATATATTTATATACAGAATTCAGGTGATGGCACGGTAACGAGCTGGAATGAAGATAATTACGGCAATGTATCGGTTATAGAACGAAATAATAACATCATAGGAATTCTGGAGTTCAACAGCGCTAAGCGTGTAATATCTCATTCTGCTGATTCGGATGATGGTGAAAGCTGGGAAACAACAGAACGTTCTACTTCCGCAAATTTTAAATATTGGAAAGATTTACAAAATGAATCTTTTTATAAAAACTGGCCGGGAGATGAATGTTTGCATTTAATAAGGAAGGATGTAGAAATTCCTGTAATTAATATCGATTATTCATATCCTCTTATTGATAAAGTTCGTCCGTTTAAATATACAATTCAAAATGCTTTTGATGGTAATCCATCAACAAGTTATGTAGAAGACACGGAGGATAGCACAATAAAAATTTCATTATATTCAAAAAATCTTAATTCAAACTGCATAAAAATGAAAATCATAAATGGATATGCACAAAATGAAATGCTTTATAAAAATAATAATCGGATAAAAGTTATTGATTCATTTAATGAAAAATCTACGGCAATTACCTTAAAAGATAAAAATCTTGAACCACAGATTATAAATTGGATTGATTATAGTTTTTATGTAAAGGAACTTTATAAAGGGAAAAAATATAATGATACATGTATTGCCGAATTAGATTTTCAATCAGAAAATGGAAATTGGATATTTGAAAAATAA
- a CDS encoding flavodoxin family protein: MSNVCIVYSSTHHGNTEKVLNKIKEKFPETVLIKAGDFNPDDFNRYEAIGFASGIFYFKFAKPVDKLFEQALVGSVQKLFFIYTAGAVNAGFEKTLRKKTEQSGKICMGIFGCKGFDTFGPLKLIGGLNKNSPNEKDFKNAIDFFEKNIINA, encoded by the coding sequence ATGAGTAACGTATGTATTGTGTACAGTTCAACACATCATGGAAATACCGAAAAGGTTCTGAATAAAATAAAGGAAAAGTTTCCTGAAACGGTTTTGATAAAGGCCGGCGATTTTAATCCCGATGATTTTAATCGCTATGAAGCAATCGGTTTTGCTTCAGGAATTTTTTACTTTAAATTTGCAAAACCGGTCGATAAGTTATTTGAACAAGCGCTTGTGGGCAGTGTACAAAAGCTGTTTTTTATTTACACCGCCGGAGCGGTCAATGCCGGTTTTGAAAAAACTTTGCGCAAAAAAACCGAACAAAGCGGAAAAATCTGTATGGGCATATTCGGCTGTAAAGGATTTGATACCTTCGGCCCTTTAAAACTCATCGGCGGTTTAAACAAGAACAGCCCGAACGAAAAGGATTTTAAAAACGCAATCGATTTTTTTGAGAAAAATATTATAAACGCATAA
- a CDS encoding 4Fe-4S dicluster domain-containing protein, protein MKAVIIVFSPSGHTLIAAHMIQKKIKDKGGAADIINITKDDSLLFASKSERQKILEECLQDFDVLFVGAPVYAGHAESHILSILESLPLPDQKRSKIAVPFITYGGAHSFIALEEMGRALKKKKYVPVLGIKLASFHTLSRFFHTKILENKPGDMEEGLIETAVNKVFALCSHKEHIKDNSASFAYTKGPMRFILKLLSQEKIHGKFKTVSIIRENCSACKKCISVCPINNFIFTDGRVSIKNQKNCILCGECFYNCGCNAIDFAYRTVAQKRLNDGNIVFEKDISAIYPKKYGYINNKGDLL, encoded by the coding sequence ATGAAAGCTGTTATCATCGTATTCAGTCCGTCAGGACATACATTGATTGCTGCACATATGATTCAGAAAAAAATTAAAGATAAAGGCGGCGCGGCGGATATCATAAATATTACAAAAGATGACAGTCTGCTGTTTGCCTCAAAATCCGAAAGGCAAAAAATCTTAGAAGAATGCTTACAAGATTTCGATGTACTTTTTGTAGGAGCGCCGGTATACGCAGGACACGCCGAAAGCCACATACTGAGCATTCTCGAATCGCTGCCTTTGCCGGATCAAAAGCGTTCAAAAATTGCTGTTCCGTTTATTACTTATGGAGGAGCACATTCGTTTATCGCATTGGAAGAAATGGGAAGAGCATTAAAGAAGAAAAAATATGTGCCGGTTTTAGGAATCAAACTTGCTTCGTTTCATACACTTAGCAGATTTTTCCATACCAAAATACTGGAGAACAAACCCGGCGATATGGAAGAGGGTTTAATAGAAACGGCAGTAAATAAAGTGTTTGCTCTGTGTTCACATAAAGAACACATAAAAGACAATAGTGCTTCTTTTGCCTATACCAAAGGTCCAATGCGCTTTATACTGAAACTCCTTTCGCAGGAAAAAATACACGGAAAGTTTAAAACCGTATCGATTATACGGGAAAACTGTAGTGCATGCAAAAAATGTATTTCAGTGTGCCCCATTAATAATTTTATATTTACAGACGGTAGGGTATCGATAAAAAATCAAAAAAATTGTATATTATGCGGAGAGTGTTTTTATAACTGCGGCTGCAACGCAATCGATTTTGCATACCGAACGGTTGCACAAAAAAGATTAAACGATGGAAATATTGTTTTTGAAAAAGATATATCGGCCATATATCCTAAAAAATACGGCTATATAAATAATAAAGGAGATCTGCTATGA
- a CDS encoding MarR family transcriptional regulator → MNDVESLIRRTAKIQYKVNANDKKPRTFGTQHKLYQSEIHFIEAIGLDGGYSASELSEKLGITNGAVTQVADKLLKKKLIEKYKKADNKKTVYFKLTKEGTVAYNNHEKFHAGFNEKLAAYLSSLSKKEFDAIARLAELVDNNIPDLSTQ, encoded by the coding sequence ATGAATGATGTAGAAAGCCTTATACGACGGACGGCAAAAATTCAGTACAAAGTAAACGCTAACGATAAAAAACCCAGAACTTTCGGTACACAGCATAAATTGTACCAAAGTGAAATTCATTTTATAGAAGCGATAGGTTTAGACGGTGGATACAGCGCTTCTGAGCTTTCGGAAAAACTCGGCATTACAAACGGTGCCGTAACACAAGTTGCAGATAAGCTGCTAAAGAAAAAATTGATAGAAAAATATAAAAAAGCGGATAACAAAAAAACCGTTTATTTTAAGTTGACAAAAGAAGGAACCGTTGCATATAACAATCACGAAAAATTCCATGCCGGTTTTAACGAGAAACTTGCAGCATATTTGAGTTCTCTTTCAAAAAAGGAGTTCGATGCGATTGCACGTTTGGCGGAATTGGTAGACAACAACATTCCCGATTTAAGTACACAGTAG
- a CDS encoding class I SAM-dependent methyltransferase: MDIKDLMKKWSEQAENMRMVHMQELKENGSEWKKLLQENLKDCKGKKVLDAGCGTGFLAILLAQDGWEVTAIDSSEAMLEEGKKTAKELGLSDKITFLLKDAHSTGFPECLFDAVVSRHASWLFTSPETVYKEWKRILKPEGIMLNIDANWLKPIWNADEFEKFKSYEAELVKQYGEFRDYYHDEQMINILKKFPLAYINRPEWDEKMLKKIGFKEISSRLLSKEKYMDAFQATRYKTIPMFMIKAKNIE, from the coding sequence ATGGATATAAAAGATTTAATGAAAAAATGGTCTGAACAGGCAGAAAATATGCGGATGGTTCACATGCAGGAATTAAAAGAAAACGGGAGTGAATGGAAAAAACTGCTTCAGGAAAATCTCAAGGACTGCAAGGGAAAGAAAGTTTTGGATGCAGGGTGCGGTACAGGTTTTTTAGCTATTCTGCTTGCACAAGACGGCTGGGAAGTTACAGCCATAGACAGCAGCGAAGCGATGCTTGAAGAAGGAAAAAAAACAGCGAAAGAATTGGGGCTTTCTGACAAAATCACCTTTTTGCTTAAAGATGCTCATTCAACGGGTTTTCCTGAATGTTTATTTGATGCTGTGGTTTCCAGACATGCTTCATGGCTATTCACCTCACCGGAAACCGTATACAAGGAATGGAAAAGAATACTAAAGCCTGAAGGAATCATGCTGAACATTGACGCTAATTGGCTTAAACCGATATGGAATGCAGATGAGTTTGAAAAATTCAAATCATATGAAGCGGAGCTTGTTAAGCAATACGGCGAATTCAGAGATTATTATCATGATGAACAGATGATAAACATTCTGAAAAAATTTCCGCTTGCCTATATAAATCGTCCTGAATGGGATGAAAAAATGCTGAAAAAAATCGGTTTTAAGGAAATTTCGAGCAGGCTTCTTTCCAAAGAGAAGTATATGGACGCTTTTCAAGCGACAAGGTATAAAACCATACCTATGTTCATGATAAAAGCAAAAAACATAGAATAA
- a CDS encoding MptD family putative ECF transporter S component gives MNKKMNTTAKWTIKDVITTVLLSALLVVMQFIVNMVCMANHFVSMTLSVGFSVFICAPVYFLMVQRVGKRGVSFIYMTLLGIIFLIMGNWYLLPYYIVIGLICEAVLWKHGAYQNTRRLTAAWTVSSLLFNGTNLLPIWFFWDAYYAFAVSSGMSQEYIDSYVRYFTVPYWIIFIVAFTTVCGFAGSLIASRLIKKHFEKAGVL, from the coding sequence ATGAATAAAAAGATGAACACAACAGCCAAATGGACGATAAAAGATGTAATAACTACGGTTTTATTAAGTGCTCTTCTTGTCGTTATGCAATTTATTGTAAATATGGTGTGCATGGCAAACCATTTTGTCAGTATGACGCTATCAGTCGGTTTTTCAGTATTTATCTGTGCGCCGGTTTATTTTCTCATGGTACAACGGGTGGGAAAACGGGGTGTGTCTTTTATCTACATGACACTTCTCGGCATCATTTTTCTAATAATGGGAAACTGGTATTTATTGCCGTATTACATCGTTATCGGCTTAATATGCGAAGCCGTTTTATGGAAACATGGAGCCTATCAAAATACGCGCCGGCTTACGGCTGCATGGACGGTTTCCAGCCTGTTATTTAACGGAACAAATTTGCTTCCGATCTGGTTCTTCTGGGATGCTTATTATGCCTTTGCCGTTTCAAGCGGAATGAGCCAAGAATATATCGACTCATATGTTCGGTATTTTACCGTCCCTTATTGGATTATTTTTATCGTTGCGTTTACAACCGTCTGCGGTTTTGCAGGAAGTCTGATTGCTTCAAGGCTGATAAAAAAACATTTTGAAAAAGCGGGCGTATTATAA
- a CDS encoding energy-coupling factor transporter transmembrane component T, whose product MKKVSKDFTAPVKLWTLLCVIVSSFFIADYRINGILSLIGLLYLAVQCKWRLLISFGLFYALLRLLLIGIRRYGIRTIIIPEFYIFLCWNLLPIMLIGWDVITTPPGEIAAFLSRIGMPVSVILGLLVIFRFIPVMKAEVKKLRLSMKTKGLLDPARILTHPLETGEYVLIPLLLRCIQIADQLAVSAVVRGIQCPVKRSSYYGKKMRTFDYIAVIVWSTTMAAVIIVRSLA is encoded by the coding sequence ATGAAAAAGGTTTCAAAAGATTTTACGGCTCCGGTAAAATTGTGGACGCTTTTGTGCGTTATTGTAAGCTCATTTTTTATCGCCGATTACAGGATAAACGGTATTCTTTCGCTTATAGGTCTTTTATATCTTGCCGTCCAGTGTAAATGGCGGTTGCTGATATCATTCGGCCTCTTTTATGCGCTGCTAAGGCTTCTCTTAATAGGTATTCGCCGGTATGGCATTAGAACAATCATCATACCGGAATTCTATATTTTTTTATGTTGGAACCTCTTGCCCATTATGCTTATAGGATGGGATGTGATAACAACGCCGCCCGGAGAGATTGCAGCTTTCCTTTCCCGTATCGGAATGCCGGTCTCCGTTATTTTAGGACTACTCGTTATTTTCCGTTTTATACCGGTGATGAAAGCGGAAGTAAAAAAGCTCCGCCTTTCAATGAAAACCAAAGGCCTTTTGGACCCGGCCCGCATCCTAACTCATCCCTTAGAAACGGGAGAATATGTACTGATTCCTCTGCTTTTACGCTGCATTCAAATTGCCGATCAACTCGCAGTCTCGGCAGTTGTGCGGGGTATTCAGTGTCCGGTAAAACGGAGCAGCTATTACGGAAAAAAGATGCGGACTTTCGACTATATCGCTGTCATTGTGTGGAGCACTACTATGGCTGCGGTTATCATAGTAAGGAGTCTTGCTTGA
- a CDS encoding ABC transporter ATP-binding protein — protein sequence MIRMENVSFHYENSERGVSDINLTINEGECTVLTGPSGGGKTTVLRLLNGLAPGYYGGTLSGHIFIGGKDMSSTPLWERGKFIGSVFQEPQSQFFSSELAGEIAFSCENYGLAQEEIIARTEEAIEAFHLAALRDHTLDTFSSGEKQRAAIASVYALSPSIYVCDEPTANLDEESAVRLSHVLKKLKEEGRTLIIAEHRLSWLYGIADRFIYIDGGTIQWTRMAEEMQKMTFEQKKYFGLRSFTPAIKPFLPPPSSRALSSATANEPLLQADGIYRKEKGNLILQTVSFSVWSGQIIALTGKNGVGKTTLGLILSGLNKESGGTVFLNGKKCGLLARRKAVWYSANDTGTQFFTENVSEEILLSMMNTPDKLERARNILQTMGLYDLKDVHPATLSGGQKQRLSVACALLSGRDILIFDEPTSGLDGYHADILAKAFLDAAARGKTIIVITHDFELIAACCSFEIMLEGEAQTK from the coding sequence ATGATACGGATGGAAAATGTAAGTTTTCATTATGAAAACAGTGAAAGAGGTGTATCGGATATAAACCTTACAATTAACGAAGGCGAATGTACGGTTCTAACCGGCCCGTCCGGCGGCGGTAAAACAACAGTATTGCGCCTTTTAAACGGATTAGCACCGGGCTATTACGGCGGAACACTTTCAGGACATATCTTTATCGGCGGAAAAGATATGTCTTCTACTCCATTATGGGAGCGCGGCAAATTTATAGGCAGCGTGTTTCAGGAACCGCAAAGCCAGTTTTTTTCTTCCGAGCTTGCAGGTGAGATTGCTTTTTCATGCGAAAATTACGGACTGGCACAAGAGGAGATCATCGCCCGCACGGAGGAGGCAATCGAAGCATTTCATCTTGCGGCATTACGAGATCATACGCTTGACACATTTTCAAGCGGAGAAAAACAGCGCGCTGCAATCGCTTCGGTCTATGCCCTATCGCCTTCGATATATGTATGTGATGAGCCGACTGCTAATCTCGATGAAGAAAGTGCCGTAAGGCTTTCTCATGTTTTAAAGAAGCTCAAAGAAGAAGGGCGTACTCTGATTATTGCAGAACATAGGTTAAGCTGGCTGTATGGAATTGCCGACCGTTTTATCTATATAGATGGAGGAACAATACAGTGGACGCGTATGGCTGAAGAAATGCAGAAAATGACGTTTGAGCAAAAAAAGTATTTTGGACTGAGGTCTTTTACGCCTGCTATAAAACCGTTTCTTCCCCCTCCTTCATCAAGAGCCTTATCTTCCGCTACGGCAAACGAACCCTTACTGCAAGCAGACGGGATATACCGCAAAGAAAAGGGGAACCTTATTTTGCAAACAGTATCTTTTTCCGTATGGAGCGGACAGATTATTGCGCTTACCGGTAAAAACGGAGTTGGAAAAACAACTCTCGGCCTTATTTTGAGCGGGCTTAATAAAGAGTCGGGCGGCACGGTATTCCTCAACGGAAAAAAATGCGGACTTCTGGCACGCCGCAAAGCGGTATGGTACAGCGCCAACGATACTGGAACGCAATTTTTTACCGAAAACGTTTCCGAAGAAATTCTATTGAGTATGATGAACACCCCTGATAAGCTTGAACGGGCGCGGAATATCTTACAAACTATGGGGCTCTATGACCTCAAAGATGTTCACCCTGCAACGCTTTCCGGAGGACAAAAACAAAGGCTTTCCGTTGCCTGCGCCCTGCTGTCCGGCCGCGATATCCTCATTTTCGATGAGCCGACCAGCGGTTTGGACGGCTATCATGCGGACATCCTTGCAAAAGCTTTTTTGGACGCGGCAGCTCGCGGTAAAACGATTATCGTTATTACGCACGACTTTGAACTTATCGCTGCATGCTGCAGCTTTGAAATCATGCTTGAGGGAGAAGCTCAAACGAAATAA
- a CDS encoding TfoX/Sxy family protein yields MASSKTYLDFILEQLSELQDIRYRAMMGEFIIYYRNKIVGGIYDDRLLVKAVPSAIAYMPNASYELPYQGAKEMLLVDEVDDKAFITGLFNAIYDELPAPKAKKIKTN; encoded by the coding sequence ATGGCATCAAGTAAAACATATTTAGACTTCATTTTGGAACAGTTATCGGAATTGCAAGACATACGCTATCGCGCAATGATGGGAGAATTTATCATTTATTATCGAAATAAAATTGTGGGCGGTATCTACGATGACCGCTTGCTGGTAAAAGCGGTTCCGTCGGCAATTGCGTATATGCCGAACGCTTCTTACGAGTTGCCGTATCAGGGCGCGAAAGAAATGCTTTTAGTAGACGAAGTCGATGACAAAGCATTTATAACGGGCTTGTTTAATGCAATATATGATGAATTACCGGCACCGAAAGCGAAAAAAATAAAAACTAATTAA
- a CDS encoding VOC family protein encodes MEKALKFYRDGLGYKTDCKEDNPAVCFFNTPGTKFELFPLDSLAKDIDENNPPTGTGFSGITLTYNVKNKEDVDSVIDLVRKAGGTIVKEPQEVFWGGYHAYFSDLDGYYWEVSWGPDFQFDEDGLLKF; translated from the coding sequence ATGGAAAAAGCATTAAAATTTTACAGAGACGGGTTGGGATATAAGACAGACTGTAAAGAAGATAATCCAGCGGTATGCTTTTTTAATACACCGGGAACAAAATTCGAACTTTTCCCTTTGGATTCATTGGCAAAAGATATTGATGAAAATAATCCGCCGACAGGAACCGGCTTTTCAGGAATTACATTAACATACAATGTGAAAAACAAAGAAGATGTAGATAGTGTTATTGACTTGGTAAGAAAAGCCGGAGGAACTATTGTTAAAGAGCCGCAAGAAGTATTTTGGGGCGGATATCATGCATATTTTTCCGATTTAGATGGATATTACTGGGAAGTATCTTGGGGACCCGATTTTCAATTTGACGAAGATGGTCTATTGAAATTTTAG